Proteins from one Burkholderia oklahomensis C6786 genomic window:
- a CDS encoding CoA transferase has protein sequence MSPRHALTHLWRLADGDPAALERVDLDGGDPCLPSVHRVGTLAAASIAAAGLAAAECDRVRTGRAQRVRVSVRHALAAFRSERYLRVDGRAPPEPRHPVTGFYETRDARWIQLHANFPHHLQGALDVLGCGGEREQVAAAIRGRDGEALDAALADAGLCAALIRSPDEWQAHEQARALARRPLFEIERTGDAPPRPIGSGAAAQPLSGARVLDLTRIIAGPVAGRTLAAHGAQTLLVTGPHLPNIPAFVIDNGRGKRSAFVDLRDAAGRAALDALASQADVFVQSYRPGALDACGFGAHDLARRHPGMVCVSVCAYGCDGPWASRRGFDSLVQSASGIAWVERQAAGGRAPRHLPCQALDHATGYLAAFGAMTALARRAREGGSWHVRVSLAQTGRWLQSFGLVEGGARVPDTTLDDVRDCLDDALASPFGAVRGVRPAERLSATPPRFARGPVPLGIDAPCWLP, from the coding sequence ATGAGCCCCCGGCACGCATTGACGCATCTGTGGCGTCTCGCGGACGGCGATCCGGCCGCGCTCGAGCGCGTCGATCTCGACGGCGGCGATCCGTGCCTGCCGTCGGTCCACCGGGTCGGCACGCTCGCGGCCGCCTCGATCGCGGCGGCGGGCCTCGCCGCCGCCGAATGCGATCGCGTGCGAACGGGGCGCGCGCAGCGCGTTCGCGTATCGGTGCGGCATGCGCTCGCGGCGTTTCGCAGCGAACGGTATCTGCGCGTCGACGGCCGTGCGCCGCCCGAGCCGCGGCATCCCGTCACCGGCTTCTACGAGACGCGCGACGCGCGCTGGATCCAATTGCACGCGAATTTCCCGCATCACTTGCAAGGCGCGCTCGACGTGCTCGGCTGCGGCGGTGAGCGCGAGCAGGTCGCGGCGGCGATTCGCGGCCGGGACGGCGAGGCGCTCGATGCCGCGCTCGCCGATGCGGGCTTGTGCGCGGCACTGATACGGTCTCCCGACGAATGGCAGGCGCACGAGCAGGCGCGCGCGCTCGCGCGGCGGCCGCTCTTCGAGATCGAGCGGACCGGCGACGCGCCGCCGCGGCCGATCGGCTCGGGCGCGGCCGCGCAGCCGCTGTCCGGCGCGCGCGTGCTCGATCTGACGCGGATCATCGCGGGGCCCGTCGCGGGACGCACGCTCGCCGCGCACGGCGCGCAGACGCTGCTCGTCACCGGCCCGCATCTGCCGAACATTCCCGCTTTCGTGATCGACAACGGCCGCGGCAAGCGTTCGGCGTTCGTCGATCTGCGCGATGCGGCGGGCAGGGCGGCGCTCGATGCGCTCGCGTCGCAAGCGGACGTGTTCGTGCAGTCGTATCGGCCGGGCGCGCTCGACGCGTGCGGCTTCGGCGCGCACGACCTCGCGCGGCGTCATCCGGGCATGGTCTGCGTATCGGTGTGCGCATACGGCTGCGACGGGCCGTGGGCGTCGCGGCGCGGCTTCGACAGTCTCGTGCAGTCGGCGAGCGGCATCGCGTGGGTCGAACGGCAGGCGGCGGGCGGGCGTGCGCCCAGGCATCTGCCGTGTCAGGCGCTCGATCACGCGACCGGCTATCTCGCCGCGTTCGGCGCGATGACGGCGCTCGCGCGGCGCGCGCGCGAAGGCGGCAGCTGGCACGTGCGCGTGTCGCTCGCGCAGACGGGGCGGTGGCTGCAGTCGTTCGGTCTCGTCGAAGGCGGCGCGCGCGTGCCCGACACGACGCTCGACGATGTGCGGGATTGTCTCGACGACGCGCTCGCCTCGCCGTTCGGCGCGGTGCGCGGGGTGCGGCCGGCGGAGAGGCTGTCGGCGACGCCGCCGCGCTTCGCGCGCGGGCCCGTGCCGCTCGGCATCGACGCGCCGTGCTGGCTGCCGTGA